From the Pseudomonas baltica genome, one window contains:
- a CDS encoding molybdopterin-synthase adenylyltransferase MoeB encodes MLSDDDLLRYSRQILLPQIDVDGQLRLGASRALIVGLGGLGSPVALYLAAAGVGELHLADFDTVDLTNLQRQVLHDTASVGLSKVDSALQRLGAINPQIRLVAHRAALDEDSLAAAVAAVDLVLDCSDNFATREAVNAACVAAGKPLVSGAAIRLEGQLSVFDPRDAASPCYHCLYGHGSEAELTCSEAGVVGPLVGLVGSLQALEALKLLAGFGEPLVGRLLLIDALGSRFRELRVKRDPVCAVCAGRHG; translated from the coding sequence GTGCTGAGTGACGATGACCTGCTGCGCTACAGCCGGCAGATTCTGTTACCGCAGATCGATGTCGACGGGCAGTTGCGCCTGGGCGCCAGCCGCGCGCTGATCGTCGGTTTGGGCGGGCTGGGCTCGCCGGTGGCGCTGTACCTGGCTGCTGCGGGCGTGGGCGAGTTGCACCTGGCCGATTTCGATACCGTCGATCTGACCAACCTGCAACGCCAGGTGCTGCATGACACCGCCAGTGTCGGCCTGAGCAAGGTCGACTCGGCCCTGCAACGCCTGGGCGCGATCAATCCGCAGATTCGCCTGGTGGCCCATCGCGCGGCGCTGGATGAAGACTCCTTGGCGGCAGCGGTTGCGGCGGTGGATCTGGTGCTCGATTGCTCGGACAATTTCGCCACGCGCGAGGCGGTCAACGCCGCGTGTGTGGCCGCCGGCAAACCGCTGGTCAGCGGCGCGGCGATTCGCCTCGAAGGGCAGCTGTCGGTATTCGACCCGCGCGATGCCGCGAGCCCTTGCTACCACTGCTTGTACGGGCACGGCAGCGAGGCCGAACTGACCTGCAGCGAGGCCGGCGTGGTGGGCCCGCTGGTAGGTTTGGTGGGCAGCCTGCAGGCGCTGGAAGCCTTGAAGCTGCTGGCCGGTTTCGGCGAGCCACTGGTGGGACGGTTGCTGTTGATCGATGCACTGGGTTCGCGGTTTCGCGAGTTGCGGGTCAAGCGCGATCCCGTCTGTGCCGTCTGCGCAGGGCGCCATGGCTGA
- a CDS encoding DUF2878 domain-containing protein: MFSKLANALLFQAGWFLCVLGGNSLWLLGALAILLGHLTWYRAWKSEGRLMLLAFVLGALVDGQLRVMGVLTFAEPGFLAPVWMGLLWPLLAMTLGHCLAWTARPLWLAAALGAVSGPLSYYAGAKLAGVGMPLGLATTLAILAAIWAVVFPLLHRLVRI, from the coding sequence AGGCGGGCTGGTTCCTCTGCGTGTTGGGGGGCAACAGTCTATGGTTGCTCGGGGCCTTGGCCATACTGCTGGGGCATCTGACCTGGTACCGCGCGTGGAAGAGTGAGGGGCGGCTGATGCTGCTGGCCTTCGTGCTGGGCGCGCTGGTGGATGGGCAGTTGCGGGTGATGGGCGTACTGACCTTTGCCGAACCAGGGTTTCTGGCGCCGGTGTGGATGGGGTTGTTGTGGCCGTTGCTGGCGATGACGCTGGGGCACTGCCTGGCATGGACCGCGCGGCCGTTGTGGCTCGCGGCTGCGCTAGGGGCAGTGTCGGGCCCGTTGTCGTATTACGCCGGGGCGAAGCTGGCGGGCGTGGGGATGCCGCTTGGTCTGGCTACGACCCTGGCGATCCTGGCGGCCATCTGGGCGGTGGTGTTTCCGCTGCTGCATCGGCTGGTGCGGATTTGA
- the murI gene encoding glutamate racemase codes for MAEAAQAPVGVFDSGVGGLSVLAEIRQLLPAESLLYVADGGHIPYGEKSPEFIRERCHQVAEFFHSQGAKALVVACNTATVAAMADLRRTYPQWPLVGMEPAVKPAAAATRSGVVGVLATTGTLQSAKFAALLDRFANDVRVITQPCPGLVELIETGDLHSPVLRQLLQGYVAPLLEAGCDTVILGCTHYPFLRPLLSEMVPADVSLIDTGAAVARQLQRLLVQDDLLASGPAQATRFWTSGDPKQFESILPVLWQGGGTVAQWFTA; via the coding sequence ATGGCTGAGGCTGCGCAGGCGCCGGTCGGCGTGTTCGACTCCGGTGTCGGCGGCCTGTCGGTACTGGCCGAAATCCGCCAATTGCTACCGGCCGAATCGCTGCTGTATGTGGCCGATGGCGGCCATATTCCCTATGGCGAGAAGAGCCCGGAATTCATCCGCGAACGCTGCCATCAGGTGGCCGAGTTTTTCCACAGTCAGGGTGCCAAGGCGCTGGTGGTCGCGTGCAATACCGCTACGGTGGCGGCGATGGCCGATCTGCGCCGCACTTATCCACAGTGGCCCTTGGTGGGCATGGAGCCGGCAGTCAAACCGGCGGCGGCTGCGACTCGCAGTGGTGTGGTCGGCGTGCTGGCTACCACCGGCACCCTGCAGAGCGCCAAGTTCGCGGCCTTGCTCGATCGTTTCGCCAATGACGTGCGGGTGATCACCCAACCCTGCCCGGGGCTGGTGGAATTGATCGAGACCGGCGATTTGCACAGCCCGGTATTGCGCCAGCTGTTGCAGGGATACGTGGCGCCGTTGCTGGAGGCAGGTTGCGATACGGTGATTCTGGGCTGTACCCACTATCCGTTCTTGCGGCCGCTGCTGAGCGAGATGGTGCCGGCGGATGTGAGTTTGATCGATACCGGTGCTGCGGTGGCGCGGCAGCTGCAGCGGTTGTTGGTGCAGGATGATCTGTTGGCCTCAGGTCCGGCGCAGGCGACGAGATTCTGGACCAGCGGCGATCCGAAGCAGTTCGAGTCGATCCTGCCGGTGTTGTGGCAGGGGGGCGGTACGGTCGCGCAGTGGTTTACGGCTTGA
- the prmC gene encoding peptide chain release factor N(5)-glutamine methyltransferase, translating into MTIIASLLREALLPDSPTARLDAELLLAAALGKSRSFLHTWPERIVPTEAAKAFVANLQRRREGEPVAYILGSQGFWSLDLEVAPHTLIPRPETEMLVEAALALLPLTASRVLDLGTGSGAIALALASERREWQVTGVDRIDEAVALAERNRQRLRVDNARILASHWFSAVAGERFDLIVSNPPYIADADPHLSAGDVRFEPSSALVAGRDGLDDLKLIIAQAPEYLNPRGWLLLEHGYDQAAAVRELLAKHDFEQIESREDLGGHERITLGRLCAE; encoded by the coding sequence ATGACCATTATTGCCAGCCTGCTCCGGGAGGCTTTGCTCCCTGACTCGCCTACCGCTCGCCTCGATGCCGAGTTGCTGCTTGCCGCTGCCTTGGGCAAGTCGCGCAGCTTTTTGCATACCTGGCCGGAGCGCATCGTGCCCACCGAGGCAGCCAAGGCCTTCGTCGCCAACCTGCAGCGCCGCCGGGAAGGCGAGCCGGTGGCGTACATTCTGGGTTCTCAGGGTTTCTGGAGCCTGGACCTGGAAGTTGCCCCGCACACGCTGATCCCGCGTCCGGAAACCGAGATGCTGGTGGAAGCGGCCTTGGCGCTGCTGCCGCTGACTGCTTCACGCGTGCTGGATCTGGGCACCGGTTCCGGAGCGATCGCCTTGGCGCTGGCCTCGGAGCGTCGCGAATGGCAGGTGACCGGCGTCGACCGCATTGATGAGGCTGTGGCCTTGGCTGAGCGCAATCGCCAGCGCCTGCGTGTGGATAACGCGCGGATTCTGGCCAGCCACTGGTTCAGCGCCGTGGCCGGTGAGCGCTTCGATCTGATCGTCAGCAATCCGCCCTACATCGCCGATGCCGACCCGCATCTGAGCGCCGGCGATGTGCGTTTCGAGCCCAGCAGTGCGCTGGTGGCCGGGCGCGACGGCCTCGATGACCTGAAACTGATCATCGCCCAGGCCCCCGAGTACCTTAATCCACGCGGCTGGTTGCTGCTGGAGCACGGCTACGATCAAGCGGCGGCTGTGCGCGAGCTGCTGGCCAAGCACGATTTCGAACAGATCGAGAGCCGTGAAGACCTCGGCGGCCACGAGCGCATCACCCTTGGCCGTCTTTGTGCTGAGTGA